In Prochlorococcus marinus XMU1404, the following proteins share a genomic window:
- the trmH gene encoding tRNA (guanosine(18)-2'-O)-methyltransferase TrmH, translated as MSILPRRFERIKSVLDCRMKNLTVLVEDVNKPHNLSAILRTCDAAGVFEANFISKTNAVKTFNSTAQGSQKWVKLNNHENTITAISDLKNKGFKLYGTTLNSESVDYRNFDYSQNTCFVLGAEKWGLSNELISMVDQSIFIPMRGMVQSLNVSVAASILLFEAIRQRKDKGILPTNGEGLNIDEYQKALFEWCYPELAAVYKKSAKEYPKLNEQGELDPIPDN; from the coding sequence ATGTCAATTTTGCCAAGAAGATTCGAACGAATCAAAAGTGTTTTAGATTGCAGAATGAAAAACTTGACTGTTTTAGTTGAGGATGTCAATAAACCACATAATCTATCCGCGATATTAAGGACATGTGATGCAGCAGGAGTTTTCGAAGCAAATTTTATTAGCAAAACGAATGCCGTTAAGACTTTTAATAGTACTGCTCAAGGAAGTCAAAAATGGGTAAAACTAAATAATCATGAAAACACTATCACGGCAATATCTGATTTAAAGAATAAGGGTTTTAAATTATATGGAACGACTCTTAATAGTGAATCTGTAGATTATAGAAATTTTGATTATTCTCAAAATACATGTTTTGTTTTAGGAGCAGAAAAATGGGGACTAAGTAATGAACTTATATCAATGGTTGATCAATCAATTTTCATACCTATGAGAGGTATGGTTCAATCCCTGAATGTTTCAGTTGCTGCTTCCATATTATTATTTGAAGCTATTCGCCAAAGAAAAGATAAAGGTATATTGCCCACTAATGGAGAAGGTTTAAATATAGATGAATATCAAAAAGCACTTTTTGAATGGTGTTACCCAGAATTAGCTGCGGTGTATAAAAAATCAGCCAAAGAATATCCAAAGTTGAATGAACAAGGAGAACTTGATCCTATTCCAGATAACTAA
- a CDS encoding ABC transporter permease, with amino-acid sequence MKFLEANNFFGYSFSMLSNDIFAPPSLSHFCGTDRLGRDVCLRTLQGSSLAIEVVFLAILFSLSLGLPLGLLSGYFGGFFDKCLSLIMDTIFSIPVILLSVVVAFVLGKGIFNASLALCIVYSPQYFRLIRNQTILVKSETYVEAAQVSGADVKTIIFKYILPNVITPLPILLTLNAADAVLVLGSLGFLGLGVPADVPEWGSDLNLALAALPTGIWWTALFPGLAMFFLVLGLSFIGEDLEEIFDNQNSK; translated from the coding sequence ATGAAATTTTTAGAGGCCAATAATTTTTTTGGTTATTCATTTTCAATGTTAAGCAATGATATCTTTGCCCCTCCTTCGCTTAGTCATTTCTGTGGCACAGATAGATTAGGAAGAGATGTTTGCTTAAGAACTTTGCAAGGATCATCCTTAGCGATAGAAGTTGTATTCTTAGCTATTCTTTTCTCATTAAGTTTGGGTTTACCATTGGGTTTATTAAGTGGATATTTTGGTGGTTTTTTTGATAAATGCTTATCACTTATAATGGATACTATTTTTTCAATACCTGTAATTTTGCTCTCAGTTGTTGTGGCTTTTGTATTGGGTAAGGGTATCTTTAACGCGTCTTTGGCGTTGTGTATTGTTTACTCTCCTCAATATTTTAGATTAATCAGAAATCAGACAATATTGGTTAAATCCGAAACTTATGTGGAAGCAGCTCAAGTTTCAGGAGCTGATGTTAAAACAATTATTTTTAAATATATTCTTCCAAATGTAATAACACCTTTGCCTATTCTGCTTACCCTAAATGCGGCAGATGCTGTTTTGGTATTAGGAAGTTTAGGATTTTTAGGTCTTGGTGTTCCTGCAGATGTCCCAGAGTGGGGAAGTGATTTAAATCTTGCTCTTGCCGCCTTACCTACTGGCATATGGTGGACAGCGTTGTTCCCAGGGTTGGCAATGTTTTTTTTAGTTTTAGGTCTTTCTTTTATAGGAGAGGATCTTGAAGAAATTTTTGATAATCAAAATTCTAAATAA
- the lepA gene encoding translation elongation factor 4 — protein MTDISVSKIRNFCIIAHIDHGKSTLADRLLQDTGTVQQRDMQEQYLDSMDLERERGITIKLQAARMKYKADDSEEYVLNLIDTPGHVDFSYEVSRSLQACEGALLVVDASQGVEAQTLANVYLALENNLEIIPVLNKVDLPGADAEKIKQEIEEIIGLDTSNAINCSAKTGVGIKDILEAIVRRVPPPQDEIKLPTKALIFDSYYDPYRGVIVYFRVISGSLNKREKILLMASNKNYELDEIGIMAPDQQQVDELHAGEVGYLAASIKSVADARVGDTITLLNSPANDPLPGYKTANPMVFCGLFPTDADQFPDLRVSLEKLQLSDAALKYEPETSSAMGFGFRCGFLGLLHMEIVQERLEREYDLDLIVTAPSVIYKVNLNQQEYIFIDNPSTIPDPQLRESIEEPYVKMEIYAPNEFNGTLMGLCQERRGVFIDMKYITTDRVTLIYEIPLAEVVTDFFDQMKSRTQGYASMEYHLIGYRKNDLVRLDVLINSERADPLTSIVHKDKAYGIGRSLVEKLKELIPKQQFKIPIQASIGSRIIASESISALRKDVLSKCYGGDISRKKKLLKKQAKGKKRMKAMGKVEVPQEAFMAVLKLNQ, from the coding sequence ATGACTGATATATCGGTTTCAAAAATTAGAAATTTCTGCATAATCGCTCATATTGATCATGGTAAATCTACTCTTGCAGATAGGTTGCTCCAAGATACTGGTACTGTGCAGCAAAGGGATATGCAAGAACAATATTTAGACAGTATGGATCTTGAAAGAGAGAGAGGAATTACTATCAAGTTACAGGCCGCTAGGATGAAATATAAAGCTGACGATTCTGAAGAATATGTTTTGAACTTAATAGATACTCCAGGGCATGTTGATTTCTCTTATGAGGTTAGTAGATCTCTTCAAGCTTGTGAAGGTGCTTTACTAGTTGTTGATGCGAGTCAAGGAGTAGAAGCTCAAACCTTAGCTAATGTTTATCTTGCCTTAGAAAATAATCTTGAAATAATTCCTGTCTTAAATAAAGTTGATTTACCAGGTGCTGATGCAGAAAAAATAAAGCAAGAAATAGAGGAAATTATTGGACTTGATACATCTAATGCAATAAATTGTTCAGCAAAAACTGGAGTTGGTATTAAAGATATTTTGGAAGCAATCGTAAGAAGAGTACCTCCTCCTCAAGACGAAATTAAACTACCTACAAAGGCACTCATTTTTGATTCTTATTATGATCCGTACAGAGGAGTCATTGTTTATTTCAGGGTGATATCTGGGTCTCTTAATAAGAGAGAAAAGATATTATTAATGGCGAGTAATAAAAATTATGAACTTGATGAGATAGGAATAATGGCACCTGATCAGCAGCAAGTTGATGAATTACATGCAGGAGAAGTTGGTTATTTAGCTGCTTCTATAAAATCAGTTGCTGATGCGAGAGTGGGAGATACAATTACTCTTTTAAATTCACCTGCCAATGACCCTTTGCCTGGTTATAAGACAGCAAATCCCATGGTTTTTTGTGGCTTATTCCCGACTGATGCTGATCAATTCCCAGATTTAAGAGTATCACTAGAAAAATTACAATTATCTGATGCTGCATTAAAATATGAGCCCGAAACCAGTAGCGCAATGGGCTTCGGATTTAGGTGCGGATTCCTAGGACTTCTTCATATGGAGATTGTTCAAGAAAGATTAGAAAGAGAATATGACTTGGATCTAATCGTAACGGCACCATCAGTTATCTATAAGGTTAATTTAAATCAGCAGGAATATATCTTTATTGATAATCCTTCTACAATTCCTGATCCACAACTTAGAGAATCAATAGAAGAGCCTTACGTGAAAATGGAAATTTATGCTCCCAATGAATTTAATGGAACACTAATGGGTTTATGTCAGGAAAGAAGGGGAGTATTTATAGATATGAAATACATAACAACAGATCGAGTTACTTTGATTTATGAAATTCCATTAGCAGAAGTAGTTACAGATTTCTTTGATCAAATGAAAAGTAGAACCCAAGGTTATGCATCAATGGAATATCATTTGATTGGCTACAGAAAGAATGACCTTGTTAGATTAGATGTTCTAATAAATTCAGAAAGAGCAGATCCATTAACTTCTATTGTTCATAAAGATAAGGCTTATGGAATTGGCAGAAGTTTAGTTGAGAAATTAAAAGAACTAATTCCAAAACAACAATTTAAAATACCTATTCAAGCATCAATCGGTAGCAGGATTATTGCAAGTGAAAGTATCAGTGCATTGCGAAAAGATGTTTTATCTAAATGTTACGGAGGAGATATTTCTAGGAAAAAGAAACTTTTAAAGAAACAAGCCAAAGGTAAAAAGAGGATGAAGGCAATGGGAAAAGTTGAAGTTCCTCAAGAAGCTTTTATGGCAGTCCTAAAATTAAACCAGTAA
- a CDS encoding thiol-disulfide oxidoreductase DCC family protein — protein sequence MKNKLTFLFDGACPLCLRETNFLKKRDISNQIAFIDINRKDYDQRLFNDISYSEAMSNLHGIMENGEIIRGLDVLAYSYELVGLGWVYYPLKIKFLSPILRMVYRYWAKYRLQITGRSDIEKLCTSQCEQ from the coding sequence ATGAAAAATAAATTAACCTTTTTATTCGATGGTGCTTGTCCACTTTGTTTGCGAGAAACAAATTTTCTAAAAAAGAGAGATATCTCAAATCAAATTGCATTTATTGATATTAATCGTAAGGATTATGATCAAAGACTTTTTAATGACATCTCATATTCAGAAGCCATGTCAAACCTGCATGGGATTATGGAAAATGGTGAAATTATTAGGGGACTAGATGTACTTGCATATTCTTATGAATTAGTTGGTTTAGGTTGGGTTTATTATCCCTTGAAGATTAAATTCTTATCCCCCATATTAAGAATGGTATACAGATATTGGGCAAAATATAGACTTCAAATTACAGGTAGATCCGATATTGAAAAACTTTGTACCTCCCAATGTGAACAATAA